A stretch of Deltaproteobacteria bacterium DNA encodes these proteins:
- a CDS encoding MBL fold metallo-hydrolase translates to MIRIVSLSFAMCFASVLAATAQQDPRALLMREHPELAAALQRDAGFGGASSALVANRMHSRDAAAIADSRAKTSVEEVAPRTWLIRMPFVNAVLFETSDGLVLVDAGHSPGGPGLLDAIRSVSKQRIHTVIYTHSHADHAFGTWALLEAGEKPEIVAAEELLGGFELLLKLRGSIAKYNNQRFEDGPATRDDFVWPTRTFRGSLTLKIGGEDFVLTHCKGETDDQLWVWVPSRRALASADYYQGFFPNAGNPKRMLRDIDAWAQGLRDMAAREPALLLPAHGEALRDPQQIRGELLALAEAFQSVIDQTLAHLNAGLRKDEIPLRVALPPHLASRPTLRVNYTSVADVSRMVLKKYTGWWDDVLSHWSPAPLAEEARTLVELAGGSARVAEKARALVAEGNLALASHLADWAWHADPNDPVAQQLVVDVYVARAIDPRSLLQERMEYLARAAEARGRLALGQ, encoded by the coding sequence GTGATTCGCATCGTCTCGCTCTCGTTCGCGATGTGCTTTGCGAGTGTGCTCGCGGCGACTGCCCAGCAAGACCCGCGCGCGCTCCTCATGCGCGAGCACCCCGAGCTCGCGGCTGCGCTGCAGCGCGACGCAGGCTTCGGCGGCGCGAGCTCCGCGCTCGTCGCGAATCGCATGCACTCGCGCGATGCCGCGGCGATCGCGGACTCGCGCGCGAAGACGAGCGTCGAGGAAGTCGCGCCGCGCACGTGGCTGATTCGCATGCCGTTCGTGAACGCCGTGCTGTTCGAGACGAGCGACGGCCTCGTGCTCGTCGACGCAGGACACTCACCCGGCGGCCCGGGACTGCTCGACGCGATTCGCAGCGTGAGCAAGCAGCGCATCCACACCGTGATCTACACGCACAGCCACGCGGATCACGCGTTCGGCACGTGGGCGCTGCTCGAAGCGGGCGAGAAGCCCGAGATCGTCGCGGCCGAGGAGCTGCTGGGCGGCTTCGAGTTGTTACTGAAGCTGCGCGGCTCGATCGCGAAGTACAACAATCAGCGCTTCGAGGACGGCCCCGCGACGCGCGACGACTTCGTGTGGCCCACGCGCACGTTCCGCGGATCGCTCACGCTGAAGATCGGCGGCGAAGACTTCGTGCTCACGCACTGCAAGGGCGAGACGGACGACCAGCTCTGGGTGTGGGTGCCGAGCCGCCGCGCGCTCGCGAGCGCCGACTACTACCAGGGCTTCTTCCCGAACGCGGGCAACCCGAAACGCATGCTGCGCGACATCGACGCCTGGGCGCAGGGTCTGCGCGACATGGCCGCGCGCGAGCCCGCGTTGTTGTTGCCCGCGCACGGTGAAGCCCTGCGCGACCCGCAGCAGATTCGCGGCGAGCTGCTCGCCCTCGCCGAGGCCTTTCAGTCCGTGATCGATCAGACCCTCGCGCACCTGAACGCGGGCCTGCGCAAGGACGAGATTCCGCTGCGCGTCGCGTTGCCGCCTCATCTCGCGAGCCGGCCCACGCTGCGGGTCAACTACACGAGCGTCGCCGACGTCTCGCGCATGGTGCTGAAGAAATACACGGGCTGGTGGGACGACGTGCTCTCGCACTGGAGCCCCGCGCCGCTCGCCGAGGAAGCGCGCACGCTCGTCGAGCTCGCGGGCGGCAGCGCGCGCGTGGCGGAGAAGGCGCGCGCGCTGGTCGCGGAAGGCAACCTCGCGCTCGCCTCGCACCTCGCGGACTGGGCGTGGCACGCGGACCCGAACGATCCCGTCGCGCAGCAGCTCGTGGTCGACGTCTACGTCGCGCGCGCGATCGATCCGCGCTCGCTGCTGCAGGAGCGCATGGAGTACTTGGCGCGCGCAGCGGAGGCGCGGGGACGGCTCGCGCTCGGGCAGTAA
- a CDS encoding acyl-CoA/acyl-ACP dehydrogenase, which produces MNLDFTDEQQALRDLVRGVCAEHSPVSVVRALEDDARGWPDALWKQLGESGVLGILVPEVHGGAGQGLLDEAVAFEELGRALAPSPAFVSSAVCASALLAAGSEAQREAWLPHIASGAAVLTPAWLEPQRGFGPNGVQLRARRDGASWELSGVKRNVAFASHATRLLVLARTGDAESDVTWLLVDPNAPGVTAKQVRGLASGTEYEVSFSAVRVSDDARVGAVNAGWVAWERVLRDALVVLAAFANGACERALEITVQYAKDRKQFDKPIGAFQAISHYLADARTALDGSKYLTYEAASVRDAGGDIARLAPMAKLFACDTFRDTTAMCQQVWGGVGFTIEYDIQLFFRRAKQLQLSWCDPSHLDESIARAILA; this is translated from the coding sequence GTGAACCTCGACTTTACAGACGAGCAGCAAGCGCTGCGCGATCTCGTGCGCGGCGTGTGCGCCGAGCACTCGCCCGTCTCGGTGGTGCGCGCGCTCGAAGACGACGCGCGCGGCTGGCCGGATGCGCTGTGGAAGCAGCTCGGCGAGTCGGGCGTGCTCGGGATTCTCGTGCCCGAGGTTCATGGCGGCGCGGGGCAGGGGCTGCTCGACGAGGCTGTCGCGTTCGAGGAGCTCGGCCGCGCGCTCGCGCCGTCGCCTGCGTTCGTTTCGAGCGCCGTGTGCGCGAGCGCGCTGCTCGCCGCGGGCAGCGAGGCGCAGCGCGAGGCGTGGCTGCCGCACATCGCGAGCGGCGCAGCGGTGCTCACGCCGGCGTGGCTCGAGCCCCAGCGCGGCTTCGGCCCGAACGGCGTGCAGCTTCGCGCGCGCAGAGACGGCGCGAGCTGGGAGCTGAGTGGCGTGAAGCGCAACGTCGCGTTCGCGTCGCACGCGACGCGCCTGCTCGTGCTCGCGCGCACGGGCGATGCCGAGAGCGACGTGACGTGGCTGCTCGTCGACCCGAACGCGCCGGGCGTCACGGCGAAGCAGGTGCGCGGCCTCGCTTCGGGCACCGAGTACGAAGTGAGCTTCAGCGCAGTGCGCGTGAGCGACGACGCGCGCGTCGGCGCGGTGAACGCCGGCTGGGTCGCGTGGGAGCGAGTGCTGCGCGACGCGCTCGTCGTGCTCGCCGCGTTCGCGAACGGCGCGTGCGAGCGAGCGCTCGAGATCACCGTGCAGTACGCGAAGGACCGCAAGCAATTCGACAAGCCGATCGGCGCGTTCCAAGCGATCTCGCACTACCTCGCCGACGCGCGTACCGCACTCGACGGCAGCAAGTACCTCACCTACGAGGCCGCGAGCGTGCGCGACGCAGGCGGCGACATCGCGCGCCTCGCGCCGATGGCGAAGCTGTTCGCCTGCGACACGTTCCGCGACACGACGGCGATGTGTCAGCAGGTGTGGGGCGGCGTCGGCTTCACGATCGAGTACGACATCCAGCTCTTCTTCCGCCGCGCTAAGCAGCTGCAGCTGTCGTGGTGCGACCCGTCGCACCTCGATGAGTCGATCGCGCGCGCGATTCTCGCCTGA
- a CDS encoding DUF885 domain-containing protein has protein sequence MKRALALIALALCACTLSPDAPSFRERSDRALVEYFALAPEVAAYLGDHSYDGKLAYPDAEYVRRAVAWSRELEADLAGFDASALSRRERVERASWRLVAGALRFSLETQRAPQRSPLLYESAFDLASYLSKSYAPLEQRARALAAHADAGVRLLALAEQQLDPVLPRAVLEVELGNARGAIDFLRDDVPEALAPLASNDAHEAALAATSRLARATKRYVEFLEARLPASDASYAIGEEALLRKLRETDGIELGLTEIEAICDAEVARDTAALAETARAIDPTRSAADVFLDAHSESPPAREVHTLARAHLEGLRSSMVARDVASIPSEDRVLVAESPSYMRSAFAWFVASGPLEPKPVESFFYVTSTGADWPAERQRDFLPPRVALLALSAHEGYPGHFLHELWIRRIPSRTERALAEIASTITSEGWATYAEEIAWEASARDPREHLGQLGYSLIRAGRCKAAIGLHLRGWSVAQAARAIREISHTSQVIADEEALRGTYDPEYLGYTLAKAQIRALREELRAKAERAGRAFSVREFHDAFMSYGGAPLPAIREAMRDAASD, from the coding sequence ATGAAGCGCGCGCTCGCGCTGATCGCACTCGCGCTGTGTGCGTGCACCCTGTCGCCCGATGCGCCGAGCTTCCGCGAGCGCTCGGATCGCGCGCTCGTCGAGTACTTCGCGCTCGCACCCGAAGTCGCCGCCTACCTCGGCGACCACTCGTACGACGGGAAGCTCGCGTACCCCGACGCCGAGTACGTGCGCCGCGCAGTCGCGTGGTCACGCGAGCTCGAAGCGGATCTCGCCGGCTTCGACGCGAGCGCCCTTTCGCGTCGGGAGCGCGTCGAGCGCGCCTCGTGGCGGCTCGTCGCGGGCGCGCTCCGCTTCAGCCTCGAGACCCAGCGCGCTCCGCAGCGAAGCCCGCTGCTCTACGAGAGCGCGTTCGATCTGGCTAGCTACCTCTCGAAGAGCTACGCGCCGCTCGAGCAGCGCGCGCGAGCGCTCGCGGCGCATGCGGACGCGGGCGTGCGCCTGCTCGCTCTCGCGGAGCAGCAGCTCGATCCGGTTTTGCCGCGCGCCGTTCTCGAAGTGGAACTCGGAAACGCGCGCGGCGCGATCGACTTCTTGCGCGACGACGTGCCGGAGGCGCTCGCGCCGCTCGCGAGTAATGACGCGCACGAAGCGGCACTCGCTGCAACGAGCCGGCTCGCGCGGGCGACCAAGCGCTACGTCGAGTTCCTCGAAGCGCGTCTGCCCGCATCCGACGCGAGCTACGCGATCGGCGAGGAAGCGCTGCTCCGCAAGCTGCGCGAGACCGATGGCATCGAGCTCGGCCTCACCGAGATCGAAGCGATTTGCGATGCGGAGGTCGCGCGAGACACGGCGGCGCTCGCGGAGACGGCGCGAGCGATCGATCCGACGCGCAGCGCCGCGGACGTGTTCTTGGATGCGCACAGTGAAAGCCCGCCGGCGCGCGAAGTGCACACACTCGCGCGCGCGCACCTCGAAGGGCTGCGCAGTTCCATGGTTGCGCGGGATGTCGCCTCGATTCCGTCCGAGGACCGCGTGCTCGTGGCGGAGTCGCCGTCGTACATGCGCAGCGCGTTCGCGTGGTTCGTCGCGAGTGGGCCGCTGGAGCCGAAGCCCGTTGAGAGCTTCTTCTACGTGACGTCGACGGGCGCGGATTGGCCCGCGGAGCGCCAGCGCGACTTCCTGCCTCCGCGCGTCGCGCTGCTCGCGCTCAGCGCGCACGAGGGATACCCCGGACACTTCCTGCACGAGCTCTGGATTCGTCGCATTCCGTCGCGCACCGAACGCGCACTCGCGGAGATCGCGAGCACGATCACGTCCGAAGGCTGGGCGACGTACGCGGAAGAGATCGCCTGGGAAGCCAGCGCGCGCGATCCGCGCGAGCACCTCGGCCAGCTCGGCTACTCGCTGATTCGTGCGGGGCGCTGCAAGGCGGCGATCGGACTGCACCTGCGCGGGTGGAGCGTGGCGCAAGCCGCGCGCGCGATTCGCGAGATCTCGCACACGTCGCAGGTGATCGCCGACGAGGAAGCGCTGCGCGGCACGTACGACCCGGAGTATCTCGGCTACACGCTCGCCAAGGCGCAGATTCGCGCGCTGCGCGAAGAGCTGCGCGCGAAGGCGGAACGGGCCGGGCGCGCGTTCTCCGTGCGAGAGTTCCACGACGCGTTCATGAGCTACGGCGGCGCGCCGCTCCCGGCGATTCGCGAGGCGATGCGCGACGCGGCGAGTGATTAG
- a CDS encoding TIGR03617 family F420-dependent LLM class oxidoreductase, whose amino-acid sequence MKIDAGLLSPDLAATGAAAARLEAQGFGAAWSFESAHDAFIPLVLAAQATQRIELGTAVAIAFARNPMTVAQVAHDVQTISRGRFILGLGTQIQPHIEKRFSMPWSEPAKRLREFVLAVRAIWRAWETGERLSFRGEFYTHTLMTPFFNPGPNKHGAPPIYLAGVGPKMVEVVGEVADGFLVHPLHTPAFLEAVTLPALGRGLATSGRSRKDIAISCQTIVAMGGTPAQIETARQKARGQISFYGSTPAYRGVLEHHGYGALHPELNRLSKTGGWGEMMKRIDDSLFDLIAVSGTPAEVGAKLRARNASFAARTTLMLYDETGDAEAVRDVIQAAS is encoded by the coding sequence GTGAAGATCGATGCAGGTCTACTCAGCCCCGATCTCGCCGCGACCGGCGCCGCCGCTGCACGGCTCGAAGCGCAGGGCTTCGGCGCGGCGTGGAGCTTCGAGAGCGCGCACGACGCGTTCATCCCGCTCGTGCTCGCCGCGCAGGCGACGCAGCGCATCGAGCTCGGCACCGCCGTCGCGATCGCCTTCGCGCGCAACCCGATGACCGTTGCGCAGGTCGCCCACGACGTGCAGACGATCTCGCGCGGGCGCTTCATCCTCGGCCTCGGCACGCAGATCCAGCCGCACATCGAGAAGCGCTTCTCGATGCCGTGGAGCGAGCCCGCCAAGCGGCTGCGCGAGTTCGTGCTCGCGGTCCGCGCGATCTGGCGCGCGTGGGAGACCGGCGAGCGGCTCTCCTTCCGCGGTGAGTTCTACACGCACACGCTGATGACGCCGTTCTTCAACCCCGGCCCTAACAAGCACGGCGCGCCGCCGATCTATCTCGCGGGCGTCGGCCCGAAGATGGTCGAGGTGGTGGGCGAAGTCGCCGACGGGTTCCTCGTGCATCCGCTCCACACGCCCGCGTTCCTCGAAGCCGTCACGTTGCCAGCGCTGGGCCGCGGACTCGCGACGAGCGGACGCTCGCGCAAGGACATCGCGATCTCGTGTCAGACGATCGTCGCGATGGGCGGCACGCCTGCGCAGATCGAGACGGCGCGGCAGAAGGCGCGCGGGCAGATCTCGTTCTACGGCTCGACGCCCGCCTACCGAGGCGTGCTCGAGCACCACGGCTACGGCGCGCTCCACCCCGAGCTGAACCGCCTCTCGAAGACCGGCGGCTGGGGCGAGATGATGAAGCGGATCGACGACTCGCTGTTCGACCTGATCGCCGTGTCGGGCACGCCCGCCGAGGTGGGCGCGAAGCTACGCGCGCGCAACGCGAGCTTCGCCGCGCGCACGACGCTGATGCTGTACGACGAAACGGGGGATGCGGAGGCTGTGCGCGATGTGATTCAGGCGGCGAGCTGA
- a CDS encoding MaoC family dehydratase N-terminal domain-containing protein, whose product MSEIPADVQAWIGQKRYELWGEFDVERGYIFTTCSSVMNGNPLFWDEKAANEIAGGFIAPPTMISVWFRPHHWSPGKDEGAVPLQCHFDLKERLGVPEAVMTDNAITFYEPVRVGDRLKTHQVITSISPLKETKLGMGHFWGLEVHYENQKGELVAIETYTGYGYRRKK is encoded by the coding sequence ATGTCCGAGATCCCGGCCGACGTCCAAGCTTGGATCGGTCAGAAGCGCTACGAGCTGTGGGGCGAGTTCGACGTCGAGCGCGGTTACATCTTCACCACCTGCTCCTCGGTGATGAACGGCAACCCGCTGTTCTGGGACGAGAAGGCCGCGAACGAAATCGCGGGCGGCTTCATCGCGCCGCCGACGATGATCTCGGTCTGGTTTCGCCCGCATCACTGGTCGCCGGGCAAGGACGAAGGCGCCGTGCCGCTGCAGTGCCACTTCGACTTGAAGGAGCGTCTCGGCGTTCCGGAAGCGGTGATGACCGACAACGCGATCACGTTCTACGAGCCCGTGCGCGTGGGCGACCGCTTGAAGACCCACCAAGTGATCACGTCGATCTCGCCGCTCAAGGAGACGAAGCTCGGCATGGGGCACTTCTGGGGGCTCGAGGTGCACTACGAGAACCAGAAGGGCGAGCTCGTCGCGATCGAGACGTACACCGGTTACGGCTACCGAAGGAAGAAGTGA
- a CDS encoding CoA transferase: MHQGGPLTGLRVIESSLLGPGAIGTHLSDLGADVIKVESPAGDYIRDMTWPIVEGVSLLHLHVHRGKKSIVLDLKTAEGAQIYKDLVAKSDVVIEAMRPGSLAARGLGYQDLRAINPKIVFCNISGYGATGPYRDLASHGIAYDTWGGAIKPEYDADGFCFIPEHASIGMHAGPMFGALGILAAVIRARATGEGCELEVGQSDATAYMDWYRIESWLAYNRPEDVVTGNKSDNYFRRAPGTAGMKEGVRYQIYESSDAHVLFMASEQAFWKNFCLCVGRPDLFERWPGSKYADHARGNRELQAILRDIFKTKTAKEWIALGEEKDFPIAPFNTPKTIVDDPQFKDRFPLYTVEQCGAEMLPYPVKFPGEALPVPAKAPSAGQHTDEVLARVLGKSAGELATLRSAGVFGKPKA, encoded by the coding sequence ATGCATCAAGGTGGCCCCCTCACAGGTCTGCGCGTGATCGAATCCTCGCTGCTCGGTCCCGGCGCGATCGGCACGCATCTGTCGGATCTCGGCGCCGACGTGATCAAGGTCGAGTCGCCCGCCGGCGACTACATCCGCGACATGACGTGGCCCATCGTCGAGGGCGTCTCGTTGCTGCACCTGCACGTGCACCGCGGCAAGAAGAGCATCGTGCTCGACCTGAAGACTGCGGAAGGCGCGCAGATCTACAAAGACCTCGTCGCGAAGTCCGACGTCGTGATCGAGGCGATGCGGCCCGGCTCGCTCGCGGCGCGCGGCCTCGGTTATCAGGATCTGCGCGCGATCAACCCGAAGATCGTCTTCTGCAACATCTCCGGCTACGGCGCGACCGGGCCGTATCGCGACCTGGCCTCGCACGGCATCGCGTACGACACCTGGGGCGGCGCGATCAAGCCCGAGTACGACGCCGACGGCTTCTGCTTCATCCCCGAGCACGCCTCGATCGGCATGCACGCGGGCCCGATGTTCGGCGCGCTCGGCATCCTCGCGGCAGTGATCCGCGCGCGCGCCACCGGCGAAGGCTGCGAGCTGGAAGTCGGCCAGAGCGACGCGACCGCATACATGGACTGGTATCGCATCGAGAGCTGGCTCGCGTACAACCGGCCCGAGGATGTTGTTACGGGCAACAAGTCCGACAACTACTTCCGCCGCGCGCCGGGCACGGCCGGCATGAAGGAAGGCGTGCGATACCAGATCTACGAGAGCTCCGACGCGCACGTGCTGTTCATGGCCTCGGAGCAGGCGTTCTGGAAGAACTTCTGCCTGTGCGTGGGCCGACCGGATCTCTTCGAGCGCTGGCCGGGCTCGAAGTACGCGGACCACGCGCGCGGCAATCGCGAGCTGCAGGCGATCCTGCGCGACATCTTCAAGACGAAGACCGCGAAGGAGTGGATCGCGCTCGGCGAGGAGAAGGACTTCCCGATCGCGCCGTTCAACACGCCGAAGACCATCGTCGACGATCCGCAGTTCAAGGATCGCTTCCCGCTCTACACGGTGGAGCAGTGCGGCGCCGAGATGCTCCCGTACCCGGTGAAGTTCCCCGGCGAGGCGTTGCCTGTTCCGGCGAAGGCGCCGAGCGCCGGACAGCACACGGACGAAGTGCTGGCGCGTGTGCTGGGCAAGAGCGCGGGCGAGCTCGCGACGCTGCGCAGCGCGGGCGTCTTCGGCAAGCCGAAGGCGTGA